From a single Nicotiana tomentosiformis chromosome 2, ASM39032v3, whole genome shotgun sequence genomic region:
- the LOC104094279 gene encoding uncharacterized protein isoform X2, translated as MSRLIEHHLANNKQDMKGTEVFVGGLARTTTESKIHEVFSSCGEIVEIRLIKDQTGVPKGFCFVRFATKYAADKALKEKSGYVLDGKKIGVRPSVEQDTLFLGNLNKGWGGEEFESIVRQAFPDIVSVDLALLGDVQPGQKQRNRGFAFVKFSSHAAAARAFRVGSQSDFLIDGKLHPSVQWAEEPDPNELAQIKAAFVRNLPPGADEDYLKKLFQPFGNVERIALSRKGSSTIGFVYFDKRSGLDNAIKELNEKTVQGPMGGPSCKLQVEVARPMDKNRKRGREDPNISSTIESHSKLLKDDPNVEMIRAPKSTAQLEMDYSDPYEAAVVALPVVVKERLVRILRLGIATRYDIDVESLTSLKMLPESTAISILDQFMLSGADMQNKGGYLASLISKQVEKLGLKQFDSRSRIEDVGLRVPEPDRFSTRVRLPDLDSYASRVPLPMPRADVYTSRYSSYLDPHLSGRMTTKRMEEASSHLQATSLLSNRVTTRMEEAGSTLQSLLSGGVMTRRMEEASPILQATLLPSGRVSRMDEASPNLQATWSPSPTNDRIGLHSHITATADHQHTRPRIRFDPFTGEPYKFDPFTGEPIVRESSSHHRSMY; from the exons ATGAGCCGGTTGATTGAGCATCACCTAGCAAATAATA AACAGGACATGAAAGGGACAGAGGTTTTTGTTGGTGGTTTGGCCCGTACTACTACTGAAAGCAAAATTCATGAG GTATTTTCTTCATGTGGTGAGATTGTGGAAATACGGTTGATAAAAGACCAAACAGGCGTTCCTAAG GGGTTTTGCTTTGTACGATTTGCAACAAAATATGCTGCTGACAAAGCTCTGAAGGAAAAATCTGGATATGTG CTGGATGGGAAGAAAATCGGGGTTCGCCCCTCAGTTGAGCAGGACACTTTATTTCTTGGAAATCTTAACAAAG GTTGGGGTGGCGAGGAATTTGAGAGTATTGTGCGCCAG gcTTTTCCAGATATTGTATCTGTTGATCTTGCACTTCTTGGAGATGTCCAACCTGGTCAGAAGCAACGGAATCGGGGTTTTGCTTTCGTGAAATTCTCATCTCATGCT GCTGCGGCTCGTGCTTTTCGGGTAGGCTCCCAATCTGATTTTCTCATTGATGGCAAGTTACATCCATCTGTACAGTGGGCTGAGGAACCTGATCCCAATGAACTTGCTCAG ATCAAAGCAGCCTTCGTTAGAAACTTACCTCCTGGTGCTGATGAAGATTACTTAAAGAAGCTCTTTCAGCCCTTTGGCAAT GTAGAGAGGATAGCCCTATCCAGGAAAGGTAGCTCCACCATTGGATTCGTTTACTTCGATAAGCGATCT GGTCTTGACAATGCTATTAAGGAGTTGAATGAGAAAACTGTACAAGGGCCAATGGGAGGTCCCTCATGCAAGCTTCAG GTCGAAGTTGCTAGGCCAATGGACAAGAACAGGAAACGAGGTCGTGAGGATCCAAACATATCCAGTACCATTGAGAGTCATTCCAAGCTTTTGAAGGATGATCCAAATGTTGAGATGATTAGGGCTCCTAAATCAACTGCTCAACTG GAGATGGATTATTCGGATCCTTATGAAGCTGCTGTAGTTGCATTACCTGTGGTTGTCAAGGAGCGTTTAGTTCGGATCTTGCGGCTTGGTATCGCTACTAGATATGAT ATAGATGTTGAAAGTTTAACCAGTCTTAAGATGTTGCCCGAGTCAACTGCCATATCTATTCTTGACCAG TTCATGTTGTCTGGAGCTGATATGCAGAACAAGGGAGGATATTTAGCTTCGTTAATTTCTAAG CAGGTTGAAAAACTGGGACTGAAACAATTCGATAGTAGGTCAAGGATAGAAGATGTTGGCTTGAGGGTGCCAGAACCAGACAGGTTCTCTACAAGAGTTCGTTTGCCAGATCTAGATTCATATGCCTCACGAGTACCCTTGCCCATGCCTAG GGCTGATGTTTACACATCTCGCTATTCATCGTATTTAGATCCCCATCTGTCTGGTCGGATGACAACAAAGAGAATGGAGGAAGCAAGTTCCCATTTGCAGGCGACTTCACTTCTGTCTAATCGGGTGACAACGAGGATGGAGGAAGCAGGTTCCACTTTGCAGTCGCTCCTATCTGGTGGGGTGATGACAAGAAGGATGGAGGAAGCAAGTCCTATTTTGCAGGCAACACTCCTTCCATCTGGTCGGGTATCAAGGATGGATGAAGCAAGTCCCAATTTGCAGGCAACATGGAGCCCTTCTCCTACTAATGACAGAATTGGACTTCATTCACACATTACCGCAACTGCTGATCATCAACATACTCGACCACGGATCAGGTTTGATCCCTTCACTGGCGAGCCATACAAATTTGACCCCTTCACTGGTGAGCCAATTGTTCGCGAGAGCTCAAGTCATCATCGAAGCATGTACTGA
- the LOC104094279 gene encoding uncharacterized protein isoform X3, with protein sequence MKGTEVFVGGLARTTTESKIHEVFSSCGEIVEIRLIKDQTGVPKGFCFVRFATKYAADKALKEKSGYVLDGKKIGVRPSVEQDTLFLGNLNKGWGGEEFESIVRQAFPDIVSVDLALLGDVQPGQKQRNRGFAFVKFSSHAAAARAFRVGSQSDFLIDGKLHPSVQWAEEPDPNELAQIKAAFVRNLPPGADEDYLKKLFQPFGNVERIALSRKGSSTIGFVYFDKRSGLDNAIKELNEKTVQGPMGGPSCKLQVEVARPMDKNRKRGREDPNISSTIESHSKLLKDDPNVEMIRAPKSTAQLEMDYSDPYEAAVVALPVVVKERLVRILRLGIATRYDIDVESLTSLKMLPESTAISILDQFMLSGADMQNKGGYLASLISKQQVEKLGLKQFDSRSRIEDVGLRVPEPDRFSTRVRLPDLDSYASRVPLPMPRADVYTSRYSSYLDPHLSGRMTTKRMEEASSHLQATSLLSNRVTTRMEEAGSTLQSLLSGGVMTRRMEEASPILQATLLPSGRVSRMDEASPNLQATWSPSPTNDRIGLHSHITATADHQHTRPRIRFDPFTGEPYKFDPFTGEPIVRESSSHHRSMY encoded by the exons ATGAAAGGGACAGAGGTTTTTGTTGGTGGTTTGGCCCGTACTACTACTGAAAGCAAAATTCATGAG GTATTTTCTTCATGTGGTGAGATTGTGGAAATACGGTTGATAAAAGACCAAACAGGCGTTCCTAAG GGGTTTTGCTTTGTACGATTTGCAACAAAATATGCTGCTGACAAAGCTCTGAAGGAAAAATCTGGATATGTG CTGGATGGGAAGAAAATCGGGGTTCGCCCCTCAGTTGAGCAGGACACTTTATTTCTTGGAAATCTTAACAAAG GTTGGGGTGGCGAGGAATTTGAGAGTATTGTGCGCCAG gcTTTTCCAGATATTGTATCTGTTGATCTTGCACTTCTTGGAGATGTCCAACCTGGTCAGAAGCAACGGAATCGGGGTTTTGCTTTCGTGAAATTCTCATCTCATGCT GCTGCGGCTCGTGCTTTTCGGGTAGGCTCCCAATCTGATTTTCTCATTGATGGCAAGTTACATCCATCTGTACAGTGGGCTGAGGAACCTGATCCCAATGAACTTGCTCAG ATCAAAGCAGCCTTCGTTAGAAACTTACCTCCTGGTGCTGATGAAGATTACTTAAAGAAGCTCTTTCAGCCCTTTGGCAAT GTAGAGAGGATAGCCCTATCCAGGAAAGGTAGCTCCACCATTGGATTCGTTTACTTCGATAAGCGATCT GGTCTTGACAATGCTATTAAGGAGTTGAATGAGAAAACTGTACAAGGGCCAATGGGAGGTCCCTCATGCAAGCTTCAG GTCGAAGTTGCTAGGCCAATGGACAAGAACAGGAAACGAGGTCGTGAGGATCCAAACATATCCAGTACCATTGAGAGTCATTCCAAGCTTTTGAAGGATGATCCAAATGTTGAGATGATTAGGGCTCCTAAATCAACTGCTCAACTG GAGATGGATTATTCGGATCCTTATGAAGCTGCTGTAGTTGCATTACCTGTGGTTGTCAAGGAGCGTTTAGTTCGGATCTTGCGGCTTGGTATCGCTACTAGATATGAT ATAGATGTTGAAAGTTTAACCAGTCTTAAGATGTTGCCCGAGTCAACTGCCATATCTATTCTTGACCAG TTCATGTTGTCTGGAGCTGATATGCAGAACAAGGGAGGATATTTAGCTTCGTTAATTTCTAAG CAGCAGGTTGAAAAACTGGGACTGAAACAATTCGATAGTAGGTCAAGGATAGAAGATGTTGGCTTGAGGGTGCCAGAACCAGACAGGTTCTCTACAAGAGTTCGTTTGCCAGATCTAGATTCATATGCCTCACGAGTACCCTTGCCCATGCCTAG GGCTGATGTTTACACATCTCGCTATTCATCGTATTTAGATCCCCATCTGTCTGGTCGGATGACAACAAAGAGAATGGAGGAAGCAAGTTCCCATTTGCAGGCGACTTCACTTCTGTCTAATCGGGTGACAACGAGGATGGAGGAAGCAGGTTCCACTTTGCAGTCGCTCCTATCTGGTGGGGTGATGACAAGAAGGATGGAGGAAGCAAGTCCTATTTTGCAGGCAACACTCCTTCCATCTGGTCGGGTATCAAGGATGGATGAAGCAAGTCCCAATTTGCAGGCAACATGGAGCCCTTCTCCTACTAATGACAGAATTGGACTTCATTCACACATTACCGCAACTGCTGATCATCAACATACTCGACCACGGATCAGGTTTGATCCCTTCACTGGCGAGCCATACAAATTTGACCCCTTCACTGGTGAGCCAATTGTTCGCGAGAGCTCAAGTCATCATCGAAGCATGTACTGA
- the LOC104094279 gene encoding uncharacterized protein isoform X1, with protein sequence MSRLIEHHLANNKQDMKGTEVFVGGLARTTTESKIHEVFSSCGEIVEIRLIKDQTGVPKGFCFVRFATKYAADKALKEKSGYVLDGKKIGVRPSVEQDTLFLGNLNKGWGGEEFESIVRQAFPDIVSVDLALLGDVQPGQKQRNRGFAFVKFSSHAAAARAFRVGSQSDFLIDGKLHPSVQWAEEPDPNELAQIKAAFVRNLPPGADEDYLKKLFQPFGNVERIALSRKGSSTIGFVYFDKRSGLDNAIKELNEKTVQGPMGGPSCKLQVEVARPMDKNRKRGREDPNISSTIESHSKLLKDDPNVEMIRAPKSTAQLEMDYSDPYEAAVVALPVVVKERLVRILRLGIATRYDIDVESLTSLKMLPESTAISILDQFMLSGADMQNKGGYLASLISKQQVEKLGLKQFDSRSRIEDVGLRVPEPDRFSTRVRLPDLDSYASRVPLPMPRADVYTSRYSSYLDPHLSGRMTTKRMEEASSHLQATSLLSNRVTTRMEEAGSTLQSLLSGGVMTRRMEEASPILQATLLPSGRVSRMDEASPNLQATWSPSPTNDRIGLHSHITATADHQHTRPRIRFDPFTGEPYKFDPFTGEPIVRESSSHHRSMY encoded by the exons ATGAGCCGGTTGATTGAGCATCACCTAGCAAATAATA AACAGGACATGAAAGGGACAGAGGTTTTTGTTGGTGGTTTGGCCCGTACTACTACTGAAAGCAAAATTCATGAG GTATTTTCTTCATGTGGTGAGATTGTGGAAATACGGTTGATAAAAGACCAAACAGGCGTTCCTAAG GGGTTTTGCTTTGTACGATTTGCAACAAAATATGCTGCTGACAAAGCTCTGAAGGAAAAATCTGGATATGTG CTGGATGGGAAGAAAATCGGGGTTCGCCCCTCAGTTGAGCAGGACACTTTATTTCTTGGAAATCTTAACAAAG GTTGGGGTGGCGAGGAATTTGAGAGTATTGTGCGCCAG gcTTTTCCAGATATTGTATCTGTTGATCTTGCACTTCTTGGAGATGTCCAACCTGGTCAGAAGCAACGGAATCGGGGTTTTGCTTTCGTGAAATTCTCATCTCATGCT GCTGCGGCTCGTGCTTTTCGGGTAGGCTCCCAATCTGATTTTCTCATTGATGGCAAGTTACATCCATCTGTACAGTGGGCTGAGGAACCTGATCCCAATGAACTTGCTCAG ATCAAAGCAGCCTTCGTTAGAAACTTACCTCCTGGTGCTGATGAAGATTACTTAAAGAAGCTCTTTCAGCCCTTTGGCAAT GTAGAGAGGATAGCCCTATCCAGGAAAGGTAGCTCCACCATTGGATTCGTTTACTTCGATAAGCGATCT GGTCTTGACAATGCTATTAAGGAGTTGAATGAGAAAACTGTACAAGGGCCAATGGGAGGTCCCTCATGCAAGCTTCAG GTCGAAGTTGCTAGGCCAATGGACAAGAACAGGAAACGAGGTCGTGAGGATCCAAACATATCCAGTACCATTGAGAGTCATTCCAAGCTTTTGAAGGATGATCCAAATGTTGAGATGATTAGGGCTCCTAAATCAACTGCTCAACTG GAGATGGATTATTCGGATCCTTATGAAGCTGCTGTAGTTGCATTACCTGTGGTTGTCAAGGAGCGTTTAGTTCGGATCTTGCGGCTTGGTATCGCTACTAGATATGAT ATAGATGTTGAAAGTTTAACCAGTCTTAAGATGTTGCCCGAGTCAACTGCCATATCTATTCTTGACCAG TTCATGTTGTCTGGAGCTGATATGCAGAACAAGGGAGGATATTTAGCTTCGTTAATTTCTAAG CAGCAGGTTGAAAAACTGGGACTGAAACAATTCGATAGTAGGTCAAGGATAGAAGATGTTGGCTTGAGGGTGCCAGAACCAGACAGGTTCTCTACAAGAGTTCGTTTGCCAGATCTAGATTCATATGCCTCACGAGTACCCTTGCCCATGCCTAG GGCTGATGTTTACACATCTCGCTATTCATCGTATTTAGATCCCCATCTGTCTGGTCGGATGACAACAAAGAGAATGGAGGAAGCAAGTTCCCATTTGCAGGCGACTTCACTTCTGTCTAATCGGGTGACAACGAGGATGGAGGAAGCAGGTTCCACTTTGCAGTCGCTCCTATCTGGTGGGGTGATGACAAGAAGGATGGAGGAAGCAAGTCCTATTTTGCAGGCAACACTCCTTCCATCTGGTCGGGTATCAAGGATGGATGAAGCAAGTCCCAATTTGCAGGCAACATGGAGCCCTTCTCCTACTAATGACAGAATTGGACTTCATTCACACATTACCGCAACTGCTGATCATCAACATACTCGACCACGGATCAGGTTTGATCCCTTCACTGGCGAGCCATACAAATTTGACCCCTTCACTGGTGAGCCAATTGTTCGCGAGAGCTCAAGTCATCATCGAAGCATGTACTGA
- the LOC104094282 gene encoding F-box protein At5g39250, whose protein sequence is MACEEILKAVFPFLEGTDLATCMIVCKQWRDIARDDYFWKCLCSKKWPSICKRTSPPTVTYYKLFQNFHKRQYRRTVLPPRLSFNDLEFYIDIWTEEKLIFSDVVPGPVLQKGIWIPPPGICDVLRFHLEGPEYKMTLPVEPRFTIPLCQTVSVSVLVGRKDTNKVACIIKKSLFDYIDRTAYRALAFDYLDFSSPICLFVSGVRAWISLLFMDHNNEGALDVFGIEMDFCDAANSEDEVLWLLDMLDWK, encoded by the coding sequence ATGGCATGTGAAGAAATTCTGAAGGCTGTTTTCCCGTTTCTGGAGGGTACTGACCTGGCTACATGTATGATAGTGTGCAAACAGTGGCGAGATATTGCACGAGATGATTACTTCTGGAAATGTCTCTGTTCTAAAAAGTGGCCATCAATTTGCAAACGGACATCTCCTCCTACTGTAACCTACTATAAACTGTTTCAAAACTTTCATAAACGGCAGTACCGCAGGACTGTTCTCCCTCCGAGACTTTCCTTCAATGACTTGGAGTTCTACATTGACATTTGGACTGAAGAGAAACTAATATTTTCAGATGTGGTACCAGGGCCTGTTCTTCAGAAGGGAATTTGGATCCCGCCTCCTGGAATCTGCGATGTGCTTAGGTTCCACTTGGAAGGGCCTGAATACAAGATGACTCTACCTGTGGAACCAAGATTTACGATTCCTTTGTGCCAGACGGTCAGTGTCTCTGTGCTTGTTGGACGCAAAGATACCAATAAAGTTGCATGCATTATAAAGAAATCCCTTTTTGATTATATTGATCGAACAGCATATCGGGCTTTAGCTTTTGATTATCTTGACTTCTCCTCTCCTATTTGCTTGTTTGTATCGGGTGTTCGGGCATGGATATCTTTGCTTTTCATGGACCATAATAATGAGGGGGCACTAGATGTTTTTGGGATTGAGATGGATTTCTGTGATGCTGCCAATTCTGAAGACGAAGTCCTGTGGCTTCTAGACATGTTGGACTGGAAGTAA